In Nitrospirota bacterium, a genomic segment contains:
- a CDS encoding DegT/DnrJ/EryC1/StrS family aminotransferase, with translation MIPMVDLKIQFHEIKDEVFEILTEIFESSNFILGKKVLDFEKKVADFLNLREAVGVASGTDALHLSIDALGIGPGDEVITTPFTFFATVEAILYTGAIPVFVDIERDTFNIDVEQIEENITEKTRAILPVHLFGHPADMQKILTIAKKYKLKVIEDCAQSFGAEFNGKKVGTFGDTGCFSFYPSKNLGACGDGGMIVLNNSRLAEIIRELRNHGSKGAYRHSRVGFNSRLDEIQAAILLVKLKRINELNRKRRKHAELYTSLLSNNVKCPVEKKGAYHVYHQYTIRSSKRDTIQQILRQKGISSVVYYPVPLHLQKALKFLGYEKGDFPEAEKAAREVLSLPIYPELDEPAIRKIAGIIRSLV, from the coding sequence ATGATTCCAATGGTTGATCTGAAAATACAATTTCATGAGATTAAAGATGAAGTTTTTGAAATTCTGACAGAAATATTTGAAAGCAGTAACTTTATACTTGGCAAAAAAGTTTTAGATTTTGAGAAAAAAGTAGCAGATTTTCTTAATCTTAGAGAAGCAGTCGGTGTTGCATCGGGTACGGATGCTCTTCATTTATCGATTGATGCTCTCGGTATAGGGCCTGGGGATGAAGTTATTACAACTCCGTTCACTTTCTTTGCTACTGTTGAGGCAATTCTTTATACAGGTGCAATCCCTGTATTTGTTGATATAGAACGAGATACTTTTAATATTGACGTTGAACAGATTGAGGAGAATATAACAGAAAAGACGAGAGCAATCCTTCCTGTCCATTTGTTCGGTCATCCTGCTGATATGCAAAAAATTTTAACGATAGCAAAAAAATATAAACTGAAAGTAATTGAAGATTGCGCACAATCCTTTGGAGCTGAATTCAACGGTAAGAAAGTAGGAACATTTGGAGATACCGGGTGTTTCAGTTTCTATCCAAGTAAGAATCTCGGAGCCTGCGGTGATGGAGGAATGATTGTTCTCAATAATTCAAGACTTGCTGAAATAATACGCGAATTAAGAAATCATGGTTCAAAAGGAGCTTACAGACATAGCAGAGTTGGGTTTAACAGCAGACTTGATGAAATACAGGCAGCAATATTGCTGGTAAAGCTCAAGAGAATAAACGAATTAAACAGGAAGAGGAGAAAGCACGCAGAACTTTACACAAGTCTTCTTTCAAATAATGTTAAGTGTCCGGTTGAAAAAAAGGGTGCTTATCATGTTTACCATCAATATACAATCAGGAGCAGCAAACGTGATACTATCCAGCAAATTCTCAGGCAAAAAGGTATTTCCTCAGTTGTCTATTATCCTGTACCCCTTCATCTGCAAAAAGCCCTTAAATTTCTCGGTTATGAAAAAGGAGATTTTCCAGAAGCTGAGAAGGCTGCTCGCGAAGTCCTGTCTCTTCCTATATATCCTGAACTTGATGAACCTGCTATAAGAAAAATAGCGGGAATAATCAGGAGCCTTGTTTGA
- a CDS encoding argininosuccinate synthase: protein MYKKIILAYSGGLDTSVAIQWLKEKYKAEIIAFCADLGQGDDIKSLKEKALKNGASKVYIKNLQAEFVKNYIYPMLRANAVYEGSYLLGTSIARPLIAKEQIEIALKEKAEAVAHGATGKGNDQVRFELTYYALKPDIKVIAPWREWPFNSRQALIDYANKKGIPVSATKAKPYSIDRNLFHISYEGGVLEDPWKESPSDMYTIITPPEKAPDKPLYIEISYRNGDPVAINNKSLSPVNLLKMLNLIAGKNGIGRVDIVENRYVGIKSRGVYETPGGTVLHIAHRAIESITLDREVMHMRDSLIPHYAELIYYGYWFSPERIALQSLIDTVQKNVTGTVRLKLYKGNCSVTGRKSPHSLYNPELATFEEEKVYNQKDAEGFIKLNALRLMLQKMKKSK from the coding sequence ATGTATAAAAAAATTATACTTGCATATTCTGGAGGTCTTGATACATCTGTTGCGATACAATGGCTGAAAGAGAAATATAAAGCAGAAATTATCGCCTTCTGTGCAGATCTCGGCCAGGGGGATGACATTAAATCATTAAAAGAAAAAGCTTTGAAGAATGGGGCTTCAAAGGTTTATATCAAAAATTTACAGGCAGAATTTGTTAAAAATTATATTTACCCAATGCTCAGGGCAAATGCGGTCTATGAAGGTTCATACCTCCTTGGAACATCAATCGCCCGTCCTTTAATTGCAAAAGAACAGATTGAGATCGCATTAAAAGAGAAAGCTGAAGCTGTAGCACATGGTGCTACAGGAAAAGGAAATGATCAGGTAAGATTCGAACTTACCTATTATGCGCTCAAGCCTGATATAAAAGTGATAGCACCCTGGCGAGAGTGGCCATTCAATTCGAGACAGGCTCTCATTGATTATGCAAATAAAAAAGGGATCCCTGTTAGTGCAACAAAAGCAAAACCTTATAGTATAGACAGAAACCTTTTTCACATAAGTTATGAGGGGGGAGTCCTTGAAGACCCCTGGAAAGAATCTCCATCTGATATGTATACAATAATAACACCACCTGAAAAAGCTCCTGACAAACCTTTATATATTGAAATCTCTTATAGAAATGGAGATCCTGTAGCAATTAATAATAAGAGCCTTTCCCCTGTTAACTTATTAAAAATGCTAAATCTCATAGCTGGGAAGAACGGTATCGGAAGAGTTGATATAGTAGAAAACAGATACGTTGGAATAAAGTCAAGAGGTGTCTATGAGACACCAGGCGGAACTGTTTTGCATATCGCTCACAGGGCAATAGAATCAATAACACTCGATAGGGAAGTCATGCACATGAGGGATTCTCTAATACCACATTATGCAGAGCTTATTTATTATGGTTACTGGTTTTCTCCAGAGCGGATTGCACTTCAGAGTCTTATAGATACGGTGCAGAAGAACGTCACAGGAACTGTAAGATTAAAGCTCTACAAGGGTAATTGTTCTGTCACCGGGAGGAAGTCTCCTCATTCACTATATAATCCTGAACTTGCAACATTTGAGGAAGAGAAAGTATATAATCAAAAGGATGCTGAAGGCTTCATAAAGCTTAATGCACTGCGTTTAATGTTACAGAAGATGAAAAAAAGCAAATAG
- a CDS encoding 3-deoxy-D-manno-octulosonic acid transferase, translating to MYLFYSLIYSIVIIFLLPFEYLKRPKGIRNRWLRERLGFFDSYPDSHTSSSFWIHAVSVGEVMASLPLLYKLRDCYPSKKIIISTITDTGQKVAREHAPESVLILYLPFDSAFILRSMLTRIKPEILIVIETELWPNLFRVFKEKGIPVVVLNGRISKKSFHGYKKISFFMKRVLSCVDFFCMQNDLYVQRIQELGVHKEKVLNTGSFKFDTKPPSKIPSWAENIRGRVLIAGSTHEGEEDLIISVYMELKKEFHELNLILAPRHPERFKAVENLLKEKGIAYIKRSSFGNQDIPASKSLHSIVILLDTVGELSSVYGISDIAIIGKSFRGYGGQNPLEPAYWGKTIICGPHMENFPIIEDFIKEGAIMMVQENELFSTIKNLLLVPEKAMEIGIKAQEIYRKNTGAVERSMRIIEKFVQR from the coding sequence ATGTATTTATTTTATAGTCTAATATATAGTATTGTGATTATCTTTTTGTTGCCATTTGAGTACTTAAAACGACCAAAGGGCATAAGAAATCGATGGTTAAGAGAAAGGTTAGGGTTTTTCGATTCATATCCCGACTCTCATACATCTTCAAGCTTCTGGATTCATGCAGTATCTGTCGGTGAGGTTATGGCATCTCTGCCATTATTATATAAATTAAGAGATTGTTACCCATCAAAAAAAATTATAATTTCGACAATAACAGACACCGGTCAGAAAGTCGCACGTGAACATGCTCCGGAAAGTGTATTGATTCTTTATCTACCTTTCGACAGTGCATTTATTTTACGTTCGATGCTTACAAGGATAAAACCAGAAATCCTCATTGTTATTGAGACTGAACTCTGGCCGAATCTATTCAGGGTCTTTAAGGAAAAAGGTATACCTGTAGTTGTTTTAAATGGAAGGATATCGAAAAAGTCATTTCATGGCTATAAAAAGATTTCCTTTTTTATGAAAAGAGTCCTTTCCTGTGTTGATTTTTTTTGCATGCAGAACGATTTATATGTTCAAAGAATTCAAGAACTCGGAGTTCACAAAGAAAAAGTTTTGAACACAGGCAGTTTTAAATTTGATACTAAGCCCCCATCGAAAATACCGTCATGGGCAGAGAATATAAGAGGGCGGGTTTTAATAGCAGGGAGTACTCATGAAGGAGAGGAAGACCTAATAATATCTGTATACATGGAACTTAAAAAAGAGTTCCATGAACTCAATCTAATTTTAGCCCCGCGACATCCAGAACGGTTTAAAGCTGTTGAAAATTTACTCAAAGAAAAAGGAATCGCATACATTAAACGTTCATCTTTCGGCAACCAAGATATTCCTGCAAGTAAATCACTACACTCCATTGTTATTCTTCTTGATACTGTTGGTGAATTATCTTCAGTTTATGGAATATCTGATATCGCAATCATAGGTAAAAGTTTCAGAGGGTACGGAGGTCAGAACCCCCTTGAGCCTGCTTACTGGGGTAAAACAATAATCTGTGGTCCGCATATGGAGAATTTTCCTATTATTGAAGATTTTATCAAAGAGGGAGCTATAATGATGGTCCAGGAAAACGAGCTCTTTTCAACAATAAAAAACTTACTTCTTGTTCCAGAAAAGGCAATGGAAATTGGTATAAAGGCACAGGAAATTTACAGAAAAAATACGGGTGCTGTTGAAAGATCTATGAGAATCATTGAAAAATTTGTCCAGAGATAA
- the trpD gene encoding anthranilate phosphoribosyltransferase codes for MIKEAINMLVNNIDLSEAETAATIKEIMEGQATDAQIGAFLTALRIKGETVEEITGAARIMREKATTIQAPEGVLDTCGTGGDMSHTFNISTTTAFVVAGAGIPVAKHGNRSVSSQSGSADVLEALGVKIDLSPQNVEKCLFETGFGFLFAPLFHPAMKFAIGPRREIGLRTIFNILGPITNPAGARRQILGVFSDKLTRILAEVIGKLGAIDAMVVHGEDGLDEISISDKTIISRFRNGNVENFFIQPEDFGLRRGTIDEIRGGTKEENASITMSILKGEAGFKRDIVLMNSAIAIVVAGKTEDLQEAFNIASESIDSGKALRKLEEVKKMSNKL; via the coding sequence ATGATTAAAGAAGCTATCAACATGCTTGTTAACAATATCGACTTATCAGAAGCTGAGACAGCGGCGACCATTAAGGAGATTATGGAGGGACAAGCAACAGATGCTCAGATAGGAGCTTTTCTTACTGCTCTCAGAATCAAAGGTGAGACTGTTGAAGAGATTACAGGTGCTGCAAGAATTATGAGAGAAAAGGCAACTACTATTCAGGCGCCTGAAGGAGTTCTTGATACATGCGGAACCGGTGGCGATATGTCTCATACCTTTAATATATCTACAACAACTGCATTCGTTGTTGCAGGAGCTGGAATTCCAGTTGCAAAACATGGTAATCGTTCTGTTTCAAGCCAGTCTGGAAGTGCAGATGTGCTTGAGGCCTTAGGGGTAAAGATAGATTTGTCTCCTCAAAATGTAGAAAAGTGTCTTTTCGAGACAGGATTTGGATTTCTATTCGCACCACTATTTCATCCTGCAATGAAATTTGCTATCGGGCCTCGGAGAGAGATAGGACTAAGAACCATTTTTAACATCCTTGGCCCTATCACAAATCCTGCTGGTGCAAGGAGACAGATACTTGGTGTATTTTCTGATAAACTCACCAGAATACTTGCAGAAGTTATCGGAAAACTCGGTGCAATTGATGCTATGGTCGTTCACGGTGAGGATGGACTTGATGAAATAAGTATATCAGATAAAACTATAATTTCACGATTCAGGAATGGCAATGTAGAGAATTTTTTTATTCAACCAGAAGATTTTGGTTTACGAAGAGGAACTATTGATGAAATACGAGGAGGCACTAAAGAGGAAAATGCTTCAATTACCATGTCAATTCTCAAAGGAGAAGCGGGCTTTAAGCGTGACATTGTCCTAATGAACTCAGCGATTGCAATAGTTGTTGCGGGAAAGACAGAAGATCTTCAGGAAGCGTTCAATATAGCATCTGAATCAATAGATTCAGGAAAAGCATTAAGAAAACTTGAAGAAGTGAAAAAAATGAGTAATAAACTATAA
- a CDS encoding TIGR04442 family protein — MIKDLRLHGNIGPIEYFVLVGGSGVNNTYFYDESISGIRFFSRGNEFTLTEEGIHYKGTGGSFCEYMFGVEKPFKDLMKKNVANRLIMFGAFLDANERVIFTNDIEGKESFYRLFLHGHAVVNYYFFVSSDFKGEYKKRQKYLLGAVGKFLKRTSLIADDHDTEVLDNFVSALKERHATVFIFKLIHKGNLEFYKTFMNFYFQGRSLSPNEEIYIEDIVSRYNIDRYQQERMKIDIMYKHPDNKHVVDEYRDILLSGISKDILQPSELARLRRLRTLGIRNNIPITLFETLDNQLLKGKQIQDLEEPDYLKETRAILQGLFFKAPSLKMHIINEDIIRLIRAKQTAQIKGDKGFEQILLDTVRACDEIARESNDFSLFEEFTSIVTYFDRFDNVYNLLNQTAFMENIEFTEDSLRSLIGNKREFDKLDSKLFHEIFIKEILDNKYVTEYGRKKINTIVKGIKKISAGDSSLKDVVSELKIISDEEKLYRNLYSALKERVRSFYPLLDTKKGREKLLEDISRELFEKGVKGEISKRLFDKVFLDLKKESFYINHLLPLIIKNKDNELREDFLNNSGLDRFYIETLEKEYFENKKLDPMILDSLFVGGGERI; from the coding sequence ATGATTAAAGATCTCAGGCTCCACGGCAATATTGGCCCCATAGAGTATTTTGTATTAGTTGGCGGTTCTGGTGTTAATAACACATATTTTTATGATGAAAGCATTTCTGGTATTAGGTTTTTTTCAAGAGGAAATGAATTTACCTTGACAGAAGAAGGAATACACTATAAGGGGACAGGTGGAAGCTTCTGCGAATATATGTTTGGAGTCGAAAAACCTTTTAAGGATCTTATGAAGAAGAATGTGGCAAACAGGCTTATAATGTTTGGAGCATTCCTCGATGCTAATGAAAGAGTTATCTTCACTAATGATATTGAGGGTAAGGAGTCCTTTTATCGTCTTTTTCTCCATGGACATGCCGTAGTTAATTATTACTTTTTTGTATCTTCAGATTTTAAGGGAGAGTATAAAAAGAGGCAAAAATATTTGCTCGGTGCAGTCGGGAAATTTCTCAAAAGGACATCACTTATCGCAGATGACCATGATACAGAAGTCCTTGATAATTTTGTATCTGCGCTTAAGGAGCGACATGCCACTGTATTTATATTTAAACTGATTCATAAAGGAAATCTTGAATTCTACAAAACTTTCATGAATTTCTATTTTCAGGGAAGGTCTCTGTCTCCAAATGAAGAAATTTATATCGAGGATATAGTTTCACGTTATAACATAGACAGATATCAACAGGAAAGAATGAAAATAGATATTATGTATAAGCATCCTGATAATAAACATGTAGTAGATGAATATAGAGACATTCTTTTGAGCGGAATTTCAAAAGATATTTTACAGCCATCTGAATTAGCAAGACTTAGAAGGCTTAGAACCCTCGGTATAAGAAATAATATACCTATAACCCTCTTTGAAACTCTTGACAATCAACTTTTAAAAGGAAAACAAATACAGGACCTTGAAGAACCTGATTATCTAAAAGAGACTAGGGCAATTTTACAGGGTCTATTTTTTAAGGCTCCTTCACTGAAGATGCATATAATAAATGAAGATATTATAAGGCTAATAAGGGCAAAGCAAACAGCACAAATAAAAGGTGATAAGGGTTTTGAGCAGATTCTACTCGATACTGTAAGGGCCTGCGATGAAATAGCACGTGAAAGTAATGATTTCAGCCTTTTTGAAGAATTCACATCAATAGTTACATACTTTGACAGATTTGATAATGTCTATAATTTGCTGAATCAAACAGCCTTTATGGAAAATATTGAATTTACAGAAGATTCTTTAAGGAGCCTAATAGGAAACAAGAGAGAGTTCGATAAACTTGATAGCAAACTGTTTCATGAAATATTTATAAAAGAAATTCTTGATAATAAATATGTGACTGAATATGGCAGAAAAAAGATCAACACTATAGTTAAGGGAATTAAGAAGATTTCAGCAGGAGATTCTTCATTGAAAGATGTTGTTTCAGAATTAAAGATAATATCTGATGAAGAAAAGCTTTATCGCAATTTGTATTCAGCTCTAAAAGAAAGGGTGCGAAGCTTTTATCCATTACTTGATACTAAAAAGGGACGCGAAAAGTTGCTCGAGGATATATCACGGGAACTATTCGAAAAAGGCGTTAAGGGAGAAATATCAAAAAGGCTTTTTGACAAAGTTTTTCTGGATCTTAAAAAAGAATCTTTCTATATAAATCATTTACTGCCTCTTATAATAAAGAACAAAGACAATGAATTGAGAGAAGACTTCCTTAATAATAGTGGCCTTGATAGATTTTATATTGAGACTCTTGAGAAGGAATATTTCGAAAATAAAAAACTTGATCCTATGATTCTTGATTCTTTATTTGTTGGAGGCGGCGAGCGGATTTGA
- the pabA gene encoding aminodeoxychorismate/anthranilate synthase component II translates to MLLMIDNYDSFTYNLVQYLGELGEEIKVFRNNKITLHEIERLNPDRIVISPGPCTPKEAGISIEVIKLFSGRIPILGVCLGHQSIGAAFGGEIIRAPRLMHGKTSLIYHDGKTIFDGLPNPFEATRYHSLIIKRETLPECLEITAWTDREEIMGVRHKHFIVEGVQFHPESILTKVGKDLLRNFLKQSYKYD, encoded by the coding sequence ATGTTATTGATGATCGATAACTATGATTCTTTTACCTATAATCTCGTCCAGTATCTTGGTGAGCTTGGGGAGGAGATAAAGGTATTCAGAAATAATAAAATAACCTTACATGAAATTGAAAGACTGAATCCTGACAGAATTGTTATTTCACCCGGTCCATGTACTCCCAAAGAGGCTGGGATATCCATAGAAGTTATTAAGCTTTTTTCAGGCAGAATTCCAATCCTTGGTGTATGTCTCGGACATCAGTCTATCGGTGCTGCTTTTGGAGGGGAAATTATACGAGCACCCCGGCTTATGCATGGGAAAACCTCACTTATATATCATGATGGTAAAACAATCTTTGACGGCCTTCCGAATCCATTTGAAGCAACACGTTACCATTCTCTCATTATAAAGCGTGAGACACTTCCTGAATGTCTTGAAATAACTGCATGGACAGATAGGGAAGAAATTATGGGCGTGAGGCATAAACATTTTATTGTGGAAGGTGTCCAATTCCATCCAGAGTCTATACTCACCAAAGTTGGAAAGGATTTGCTCCGAAATTTCTTAAAACAAAGCTATAAGTATGATTAA
- a CDS encoding Gfo/Idh/MocA family oxidoreductase translates to MAVKVGVIGVGYLGQHHARIFAGLEEAELFAVVDIDKNKADKYASMYGCQSFTNYLDILDKVDALSIVTPTTTHYDIAIECIKAGKDILIEKPITVTIEEADKLIRDSQNMNCIIQVGHLERYNPAVLAVSDTVIEPMFIESERLSPFLGRGTDVDVTLDLMIHDIDIILSFISSPIKNMKAVGAKVLTEKIDVAKAWLEFENGCTALATVSRLSPEKHRTLKIFQKDCYISIDYQTSEIKHYYRTEEGIIEFDKRNPENKEPLKEELLDFIHSVKERRRPKVSAIEGRNALKVVLEINEIIKNGKFK, encoded by the coding sequence TTGGCTGTTAAGGTTGGTGTTATTGGAGTTGGATACCTGGGTCAGCATCATGCAAGAATATTTGCTGGACTTGAGGAAGCAGAGCTTTTTGCGGTTGTTGACATTGATAAAAATAAGGCTGATAAATATGCATCAATGTATGGTTGTCAGTCATTTACTAATTACTTAGATATACTCGATAAAGTTGACGCACTGAGTATTGTTACACCTACTACTACTCACTATGATATAGCTATCGAATGTATCAAAGCAGGCAAGGATATATTAATAGAGAAGCCTATCACAGTTACTATTGAAGAGGCAGATAAGCTGATAAGAGATTCACAGAATATGAATTGCATAATTCAGGTTGGTCATCTTGAGCGTTATAATCCAGCAGTGCTTGCTGTTTCAGACACAGTGATAGAACCGATGTTTATCGAGTCAGAGAGGCTTTCACCGTTTCTCGGCAGAGGGACAGATGTTGATGTTACACTTGACCTTATGATTCATGATATTGATATTATTTTAAGTTTTATCTCTTCACCTATCAAAAATATGAAGGCTGTTGGTGCCAAAGTTTTAACTGAAAAAATTGACGTAGCAAAAGCATGGCTTGAATTTGAAAATGGTTGTACTGCACTCGCAACTGTAAGTCGTCTCTCTCCTGAAAAACACAGGACACTAAAGATTTTTCAAAAGGACTGCTATATTTCAATAGACTATCAGACTTCCGAGATAAAGCATTATTACAGGACGGAAGAAGGAATAATAGAATTCGATAAGAGAAATCCGGAGAATAAAGAACCGCTAAAAGAAGAGTTGTTGGATTTTATTCACTCTGTTAAAGAAAGAAGAAGACCAAAGGTCTCTGCTATAGAAGGGAGGAATGCATTAAAAGTAGTTCTCGAGATAAATGAAATAATAAAGAACGGTAAATTTAAATAA
- the trpE gene encoding anthranilate synthase component I — MLKPDFESFKSLSLKGNLIPVYREILADTETPVSATLKLGGTPSFLLESMIGGEKWARYSFLGSRPSKIIKSRGNVLEIKDKGKKPRILYTENPFEFIKKELKSYIPVDVSGLPRFYGGLVGYIGYDMVRFFEEIPDKQRPGLNIPDMFLMVTDTVVIFDNFKGRIKVVSNAHINNKSVEEAYNEATDKIERIIEKLRKTKNLNKRHKATQEQSPQSTEYVSSYHSRNAFEQAVITGKDYILSGDVVQVVLSQRFERKRTTEPFNIYRALRVINPSPYMYYIDTGDIKLVGSSPEILVRLEGKKIILRPIAGTRKRGDTEAEDKALEEDLKKDPKEIAEHIMLVDLGRNDVGRVAEIGSVEVTELMNIERYSHVMHLVSNVEGILRAGLDAFDVLGSCFPAGTVTGAPKVRAMEIIEELEPLRRGPYAGAVGYISYSGNMDTCITIRTLIIKDDMVYVQAGAGIVADSVPEKEYEETVNKAMGMMSAVDMAERELS, encoded by the coding sequence ATGCTTAAACCTGACTTTGAGAGTTTCAAGTCTCTATCCTTAAAGGGGAATCTTATTCCTGTTTACAGAGAGATTCTTGCTGATACTGAAACACCGGTTTCTGCAACTTTGAAGTTGGGAGGAACTCCTTCTTTTCTTCTTGAAAGCATGATTGGAGGTGAGAAATGGGCAAGGTATTCCTTTCTTGGCTCAAGACCGTCAAAGATTATTAAAAGTCGTGGCAATGTTTTAGAAATAAAGGACAAAGGTAAAAAACCTAGGATATTGTATACTGAAAATCCTTTTGAATTTATTAAGAAAGAACTCAAGTCCTATATACCTGTTGATGTTAGTGGATTGCCCAGATTTTATGGAGGGCTTGTAGGGTATATTGGATATGATATGGTCAGATTCTTTGAAGAAATCCCTGACAAACAAAGACCCGGTCTTAATATACCAGATATGTTTCTTATGGTAACTGATACTGTAGTGATATTCGACAATTTCAAAGGAAGGATAAAAGTTGTCTCTAATGCACATATTAATAATAAATCTGTTGAAGAAGCATATAATGAAGCAACAGATAAAATAGAACGTATCATCGAAAAATTAAGAAAAACAAAAAATTTAAATAAAAGACATAAGGCGACTCAGGAGCAATCCCCTCAATCTACTGAATATGTATCATCATACCACTCAAGAAATGCATTTGAACAGGCAGTAATTACTGGAAAAGATTATATTCTCTCAGGGGATGTTGTACAGGTTGTCCTTTCACAGCGGTTTGAACGTAAAAGAACTACAGAACCTTTCAATATTTACAGGGCTCTTAGAGTAATCAATCCTTCTCCTTATATGTATTACATTGATACAGGAGATATAAAATTAGTTGGCTCTTCTCCGGAAATACTTGTGAGGCTTGAAGGCAAGAAAATAATACTCAGACCGATAGCAGGTACTCGAAAGAGAGGAGACACTGAGGCAGAAGATAAAGCTCTTGAAGAAGATCTCAAAAAAGACCCTAAGGAGATCGCTGAACACATTATGCTTGTAGACCTTGGAAGAAATGACGTGGGAAGGGTTGCTGAAATTGGTTCTGTAGAAGTTACAGAATTAATGAATATCGAACGTTACAGTCATGTGATGCATCTTGTATCGAATGTTGAGGGAATATTAAGAGCCGGACTGGATGCATTTGATGTTCTGGGGTCGTGCTTTCCAGCGGGAACAGTAACAGGTGCGCCTAAAGTGAGAGCCATGGAGATTATAGAAGAACTTGAACCTCTAAGAAGAGGTCCTTATGCTGGAGCAGTCGGATATATAAGTTATTCTGGGAATATGGATACCTGTATCACAATCAGAACCCTTATAATAAAAGATGATATGGTCTATGTGCAGGCAGGTGCTGGAATAGTTGCTGACTCAGTTCCAGAAAAGGAATATGAGGAGACAGTTAATAAAGCAATGGGCATGATGAGCGCAGTGGATATGGCAGAAAGGGAACTAAGTTAA